The following proteins are encoded in a genomic region of Columba livia isolate bColLiv1 breed racing homer chromosome 17, bColLiv1.pat.W.v2, whole genome shotgun sequence:
- the SELPLG gene encoding P-selectin glycoprotein ligand 1 isoform X1: MPCGFWRFPGPGAALTLLSLPTDHTGAAAWGPRCLPAQGVILQLPVPYQPPPSRLVSHFQTLHFLFKTFSSSRAGAMVLGQAVLVLLALSSLWVCGAEPPPGPPQGLQWVWGVARQERAEPPRLSRSRRDDGGQQPDTTTPGHDPPATAMPKNIETDSLEPDLLLGSVPPPGTNASLHQAPAVTTTTDLLDETDSPEPDLLLSSAPSTNTSLHQAPAVTTTTDPLDETDSPEPDLLLSSAPSTDTSLHQAPAVTTTTDPLDETDSPEPDLLLSSAPAPSTNASLHWAHVVPSTADPLDETDSPEPDLMLSSAPAPSTHTSLYRALMVPTTSDPQDETDSPDPDLLPGSVPPAEPATRAAPQKSVTTVPSWLTPPGEDGTMAGSTDSSSSVTPSAPVPTTGSKKAKAPSGPTHSAPWDMEPWEPNRVVGKCLLAILLLGLVAAIFLLSTGVLGAVLWRRARTAQRRLSHTEMVCISSLLPDGEAAANGPRPGPARRPKLLLDGSSEADGDNLTLSSFLPEHT, from the exons ATGCCCTGCGGCTTTTGGCGGTTCCccggccccggggctgccctCACGCTGCTGTCCCTCCCCACTGATCACACCGGTGCTGCAGCTTGGGGTCCCAGGTGTCTCCCAGCACAG GGAGTCATCCTGCAACTGCCTGTCCCGTACCAGCCGCCTCCATCACGGCTCGTTTCCCATTTCCAGACACTCCACTTCCTCTTCAAAACTTTCTCCTCGAGCAGAGCCG GTGCCATGGTGCTgggccaggctgtgctggtgctgctggcgcTGAGCAGCCTGTGGGTGTGTGGGGCTGAACCCCCTCCGGGGCCGCCCCAGGGCCTGCAGTGGGTCTGGGGGGTGGCCAGGCAGGAGCGGGCTGAGCCCCCCCGGCTCTCCCGCAGCAGGAGGGACGATGGGGGGCAGCAGCCCGACACCACCACACCAGGGCACGACCCACCTGCCACTGCCATGCCCAAGAATATCGAGACCGATTCCCTTGAGCCCGACCTGCTGCTGGGTTCTGTGCCACCCCCCGGCACCAACGCCAGCCTGCACCAGGCACCCGCGGTGACAACCACGACCGATCTGCTGGATGAGACCGATTCTCCTGagccagacctgctgctgagctcagcacCCAGCACCAACACCAGCCTGCACCAGGCACCCGCAGTGACAACCACGACCGATCCGCTGGATGAGACCGATTCTCCTGagccagacctgctgctgagctcagcacCCAGCACCGACACCAGCCTGCACCAGGCACCCGCGGTGACAACCACGACCGATCCGCTGGATGAGACCGATTCTCCTGagccagacctgctgctgagctcagcaccagcacccagcaccaaTGCCAGCCTGCACTGGGCACATGTTGTGCCAAGCACAGCTGATCCCCTGGACGAGACAGATTCTCCTGAGCCTGACCTTATGCTGAGCTCAGCACCAGCACCCAGTACCCACACCAGTCTGTACCGGGCTCTCATGGTGCCAACCACATCTGATCCACAGGACGAGACAGATTCTCCTGATCCCGACCTGCTGCCGGGCTCTGTGCCACCGGCAGAGCCCGCCACACGGGCAGCACCCCAAAAGAGCgtcaccactgtccccagcTGGCTCACACCACCCGGTGAGGACGGGACCATGGCCGGCAGCACGGACAGCAGCTCCTCGGTGACCCCATCAGCTCCTGTCCCCACCACGGGTTCCAAGAAAGCCAAGGCTCCCTCCGGCCCGACACATTCAGCCCCTTGGGACATGGAGCCCTGGGAGCCCAACCGGGTGGTGGGCAAGTGCCTGCTGGCcatcctgctgctggggctggtggccgCCATCTTCCTGCTGAGcacaggggtgctgggggccGTGCTGTggcggcgggcgcggacggCCCAGCGTCGGCTCAGCCACACCGAGATGGTTTGCATCTCCTCCCTGCTGCCCGATGGTGAGGCGGCCGCCAACGGCCCCCGGCCTGGCCCGGCCCGCCGGCCAAAGCTGCTGCTCGACGGCAGCTCCGAAGCCGATGGGGACAACCTGACGCTCAGCAGCTTCTTGCCAGAGCACACCTGA
- the SELPLG gene encoding P-selectin glycoprotein ligand 1 isoform X2, whose protein sequence is MVLGQAVLVLLALSSLWVCGAEPPPGPPQGLQWVWGVARQERAEPPRLSRSRRDDGGQQPDTTTPGHDPPATAMPKNIETDSLEPDLLLGSVPPPGTNASLHQAPAVTTTTDLLDETDSPEPDLLLSSAPSTNTSLHQAPAVTTTTDPLDETDSPEPDLLLSSAPSTDTSLHQAPAVTTTTDPLDETDSPEPDLLLSSAPAPSTNASLHWAHVVPSTADPLDETDSPEPDLMLSSAPAPSTHTSLYRALMVPTTSDPQDETDSPDPDLLPGSVPPAEPATRAAPQKSVTTVPSWLTPPGEDGTMAGSTDSSSSVTPSAPVPTTGSKKAKAPSGPTHSAPWDMEPWEPNRVVGKCLLAILLLGLVAAIFLLSTGVLGAVLWRRARTAQRRLSHTEMVCISSLLPDGEAAANGPRPGPARRPKLLLDGSSEADGDNLTLSSFLPEHT, encoded by the coding sequence ATGGTGCTgggccaggctgtgctggtgctgctggcgcTGAGCAGCCTGTGGGTGTGTGGGGCTGAACCCCCTCCGGGGCCGCCCCAGGGCCTGCAGTGGGTCTGGGGGGTGGCCAGGCAGGAGCGGGCTGAGCCCCCCCGGCTCTCCCGCAGCAGGAGGGACGATGGGGGGCAGCAGCCCGACACCACCACACCAGGGCACGACCCACCTGCCACTGCCATGCCCAAGAATATCGAGACCGATTCCCTTGAGCCCGACCTGCTGCTGGGTTCTGTGCCACCCCCCGGCACCAACGCCAGCCTGCACCAGGCACCCGCGGTGACAACCACGACCGATCTGCTGGATGAGACCGATTCTCCTGagccagacctgctgctgagctcagcacCCAGCACCAACACCAGCCTGCACCAGGCACCCGCAGTGACAACCACGACCGATCCGCTGGATGAGACCGATTCTCCTGagccagacctgctgctgagctcagcacCCAGCACCGACACCAGCCTGCACCAGGCACCCGCGGTGACAACCACGACCGATCCGCTGGATGAGACCGATTCTCCTGagccagacctgctgctgagctcagcaccagcacccagcaccaaTGCCAGCCTGCACTGGGCACATGTTGTGCCAAGCACAGCTGATCCCCTGGACGAGACAGATTCTCCTGAGCCTGACCTTATGCTGAGCTCAGCACCAGCACCCAGTACCCACACCAGTCTGTACCGGGCTCTCATGGTGCCAACCACATCTGATCCACAGGACGAGACAGATTCTCCTGATCCCGACCTGCTGCCGGGCTCTGTGCCACCGGCAGAGCCCGCCACACGGGCAGCACCCCAAAAGAGCgtcaccactgtccccagcTGGCTCACACCACCCGGTGAGGACGGGACCATGGCCGGCAGCACGGACAGCAGCTCCTCGGTGACCCCATCAGCTCCTGTCCCCACCACGGGTTCCAAGAAAGCCAAGGCTCCCTCCGGCCCGACACATTCAGCCCCTTGGGACATGGAGCCCTGGGAGCCCAACCGGGTGGTGGGCAAGTGCCTGCTGGCcatcctgctgctggggctggtggccgCCATCTTCCTGCTGAGcacaggggtgctgggggccGTGCTGTggcggcgggcgcggacggCCCAGCGTCGGCTCAGCCACACCGAGATGGTTTGCATCTCCTCCCTGCTGCCCGATGGTGAGGCGGCCGCCAACGGCCCCCGGCCTGGCCCGGCCCGCCGGCCAAAGCTGCTGCTCGACGGCAGCTCCGAAGCCGATGGGGACAACCTGACGCTCAGCAGCTTCTTGCCAGAGCACACCTGA